In one Hyphomicrobium sp. 99 genomic region, the following are encoded:
- the queC gene encoding 7-cyano-7-deazaguanine synthase QueC: protein MPESSALVLFSGGQDSTVCLAWALDRYDRVETVGFRYGQRHGVELEQRDVIRSKLPRLGPYGHRLGGDALLDLPALQSISDTALTRETEITFAATGLPTTFVPGRNLLFLTYAAALGYRRGIGTLVGGMCETDFSGYPDCRNDTIQAMAQALSLGLASPVTIETPLMFIDKAATWELASKLGGEELIKIILEDTHTCYMGDRTHRHEWGYGCGKCPACDLRAKGWTEWHTRTGDIAEAEH, encoded by the coding sequence GTGCCGGAATCTTCTGCTCTAGTTCTCTTTTCGGGTGGCCAGGACTCGACTGTATGTCTGGCATGGGCGCTTGACCGCTATGACCGCGTCGAGACGGTCGGATTCAGGTATGGCCAGCGCCACGGTGTTGAACTCGAGCAGCGCGACGTCATTCGCTCGAAACTTCCGCGCCTCGGCCCCTATGGACATCGCTTGGGCGGCGATGCCCTCCTCGACTTGCCCGCGCTCCAAAGCATCAGCGATACGGCGTTGACGCGCGAGACCGAAATCACGTTCGCGGCGACCGGCTTGCCGACGACTTTCGTCCCAGGTCGCAATCTTCTCTTTCTCACCTACGCGGCAGCCCTCGGCTATCGGCGCGGTATCGGCACGCTCGTCGGCGGCATGTGCGAAACGGATTTTTCCGGCTATCCGGATTGCCGGAACGACACGATCCAGGCAATGGCCCAAGCCCTGTCATTGGGATTGGCATCGCCCGTCACCATCGAAACACCGCTGATGTTCATCGACAAAGCCGCGACGTGGGAACTCGCCTCGAAACTCGGCGGCGAAGAGCTTATTAAAATCATTCTGGAAGACACCCACACCTGCTATATGGGAGACAGAACCCATCGCCACGAGTGGGGCTACGGCTGCGGCAAGTGCCCCGCCTGCGATCTTCGCGCCAAAGGTTGGACGGAATGGCATACCCGAACCGGCGATATCGCTGAGGCTGAACATTAA
- a CDS encoding PaaI family thioesterase has product MQPSSSATDNFGIVDLETLTSMSGLEFLNGMLRGDLPAPPIAKLLGFQMTAVEQGRTVFISEPREDHYNPIRTVHAGYTATLLDSCMACAVLSTLPKGTGFTTMEFKVSLLRPMTKDTGTVRAEGTLLARGRRGATAEGRLTDSKGRLIAHATTTCLVFPF; this is encoded by the coding sequence AGACGCTGACCTCAATGAGCGGGCTGGAGTTTCTCAACGGAATGTTGCGGGGAGATCTGCCTGCGCCGCCGATAGCCAAGCTGCTTGGCTTCCAGATGACCGCGGTAGAGCAGGGGCGGACGGTGTTCATCTCCGAGCCGCGCGAAGACCACTACAACCCCATTCGAACGGTGCACGCGGGTTATACTGCGACGCTGCTCGATTCCTGCATGGCTTGCGCGGTGCTTTCGACGTTGCCCAAGGGCACGGGCTTCACGACGATGGAGTTCAAGGTTTCGCTGCTTCGGCCGATGACGAAAGACACAGGAACCGTGCGAGCCGAAGGTACGCTGCTCGCGCGCGGCCGGCGCGGCGCGACGGCGGAAGGGCGATTGACGGACAGCAAAGGCCGGCTGATCGCGCACGCAACGACGACGTGTCTGGTCTTTCCTTTTTAG